The following are encoded together in the Paludisphaera mucosa genome:
- a CDS encoding MFS transporter encodes MTTSPTESDLELGGDAFPEAEAGVVSSRPRSPLHLVILIVLIDLLGFSLVMPLLGPLGERYQLEGWRVGMLFAAFPICQLVAGPILGRLSDRYGRRPLLVFSQAGTALSFVILGLARDFPTLLLGRMLDGTSGGNVMVAQAYVADVTRPEDRARGMGMIGMAFGLGFVLGPLLGGLLLELPLSPDWSLRAPFLAAAAFSTLALILVVAKLPESLPVGGLVPKPPARVLTRQGLVDVFRLEGVGALTAIAFLSILAWASLEGTFAVFLQRRMGWSTKAAAFAFAATGLVSAIVQGGLIRSLVPRYGEVKLILVGGGLAGLGFAVAAALSGASVLPLAVAIVLVALGSGLLAPSITGLLSRITPASEQGGVFGALTSIQTLARIASYLLGNVLLDRVSLSAPYWFAAGVYLLVLILAVATAPKLAVALRRSRARA; translated from the coding sequence GTGACCACGTCGCCGACCGAATCCGACCTGGAATTGGGCGGAGATGCGTTTCCGGAGGCGGAGGCCGGCGTGGTCTCCTCACGCCCGCGGTCGCCGTTGCACCTGGTGATCCTGATCGTCCTCATCGACCTGCTGGGTTTCTCGCTGGTGATGCCGTTGCTGGGGCCGCTGGGCGAGCGATATCAGCTCGAAGGCTGGCGCGTGGGGATGTTGTTCGCGGCCTTTCCGATCTGCCAACTCGTCGCCGGCCCGATCCTGGGGAGGCTCAGCGACCGCTACGGCCGACGCCCGCTCCTGGTCTTCAGCCAGGCGGGCACGGCGCTTTCGTTCGTCATACTGGGACTGGCTCGCGACTTCCCGACGCTGCTCCTGGGCCGCATGCTCGACGGGACCTCTGGCGGCAACGTCATGGTCGCCCAAGCCTATGTCGCCGACGTCACCCGCCCCGAGGACCGCGCCCGGGGGATGGGGATGATCGGCATGGCGTTCGGCCTGGGGTTCGTGCTAGGGCCTCTTCTCGGCGGCCTGTTGCTCGAACTGCCTCTCTCGCCCGACTGGAGCCTGCGTGCGCCGTTCCTGGCCGCGGCGGCCTTCTCGACGCTGGCGTTGATCCTGGTCGTCGCGAAGCTCCCCGAGAGCCTCCCGGTCGGGGGGTTAGTGCCGAAGCCGCCCGCGCGGGTGTTGACGCGTCAAGGGCTGGTCGACGTCTTCCGGCTGGAGGGGGTGGGGGCGTTGACGGCCATCGCTTTCCTCTCGATCCTGGCCTGGGCCTCGCTCGAAGGGACCTTCGCCGTCTTTCTTCAGCGCCGGATGGGATGGTCGACGAAAGCCGCGGCATTCGCGTTCGCGGCGACAGGCCTGGTCTCGGCGATCGTTCAGGGGGGCCTGATACGGTCGCTTGTCCCTCGTTACGGGGAGGTCAAACTGATCCTTGTGGGCGGAGGGCTGGCCGGCCTGGGCTTCGCAGTCGCGGCGGCTCTATCGGGGGCGTCCGTCCTCCCACTAGCAGTCGCGATCGTGCTGGTCGCGTTAGGCTCCGGCCTGCTGGCCCCGTCGATCACCGGCCTGCTCTCACGGATCACTCCCGCGAGCGAACAGGGTGGCGTGTTTGGCGCTCTGACCTCGATCCAGACGCTCGCGCGGATCGCTAGTTACCTCTTGGGCAACGTCCTGCTCGACCGAGTCTCTCTCTCGGCACCGTATTGGTTCGCCGCGGGCGTGTACTTGCTCGTCCTGATCCTCGCGGTCGCCACAGCCCCGAAGCTCGCCGTCGCGCTTCGTCGGTCGCGAGCGCGTGCCTGA